The following are from one region of the Streptomyces sp. NBC_01304 genome:
- a CDS encoding nucleoside-diphosphate kinase has product MSRKPASGTVVEGVDFARWAVILCKPDAVERGLVGAVLDRIADAGVTVTDRLDLTAEAWQAHVHYWDLLVDADWFPDRDIPACLDDAYAGRRVTIALAHGEPGLHTQLRKLLGHFDPSQAAPDTIRGALGNDSLQAALAGKRLVRNLVHTSDDPEAARRDFGTWFGARRRVLLTAPSLPLQPSRGDG; this is encoded by the coding sequence GTGAGCCGCAAACCCGCCAGCGGCACGGTGGTCGAGGGCGTCGACTTCGCCCGCTGGGCCGTGATCCTGTGCAAGCCCGACGCGGTCGAGCGGGGCCTGGTCGGCGCCGTTCTGGACCGGATCGCCGACGCCGGCGTCACGGTCACCGACCGGCTCGACCTGACGGCCGAGGCCTGGCAGGCGCACGTCCACTACTGGGACCTCCTCGTCGACGCCGACTGGTTCCCCGACCGAGACATCCCCGCCTGCCTGGACGACGCGTACGCCGGCCGCCGCGTCACCATCGCCCTCGCGCACGGCGAGCCCGGCCTGCACACCCAACTCCGCAAGCTCCTCGGGCACTTCGACCCGTCGCAGGCCGCGCCGGACACCATCCGCGGCGCCCTCGGCAACGACAGCCTTCAGGCCGCCCTCGCCGGCAAGCGCCTGGTCCGCAACCTCGTGCACACCTCCGATGACCCGGAAGCGGCCCGCCGCGACTTCGGCACCTGGTTCGGAGCCCGGCGCCGCGTCCTGCTCACCGCCCCCTCCCTCCCGCTGCAGCCCTCGCGCGGCGACGGCTGA
- a CDS encoding DUF5999 family protein, with amino-acid sequence MCLHQPHCPTTADSDREAAVRVAHHPQQGWSLLCNGVVLFDDTGELLPDGQIVAPHRDVLARPVAA; translated from the coding sequence ATGTGCCTGCACCAGCCGCATTGCCCGACCACGGCCGACAGCGATCGCGAGGCCGCGGTGAGGGTGGCGCACCACCCACAGCAGGGATGGTCCCTGCTCTGCAACGGGGTGGTGCTCTTCGACGACACCGGAGAGTTACTGCCCGACGGTCAGATCGTGGCACCCCACCGGGACGTGCTCGCGCGGCCGGTCGCCGCATGA
- a CDS encoding thymidylate synthase — MSGGGEGRRAGFRSTDRLSDTGHVLLRQIHEGRYAVGKRLPPAWQLSERLGVADQTVRAARQQLAMYRVLESDGQQHLRVATRARWRVEVPEAPPEAVSLAAMLRSRIADGYYPLGTRLPALHRLARQCAAHPGTVRTALRLLAVEGLLALQPRFGALVLERPSAPATTADPDGLIHGGFMHAMPNYPNVEGAYLALLRRATQQHEHRIAARGNHAREVIGAGFQLDDPRQRLPYLAQRRANPIFQWAEALWYLAGRRDLEMIGYYAPSMRASSRDGIHLGGSAYGHTLFTPAASDVLSPFHQVLELLRTEQDSKRGYLQVFSSGELAIEDNPDVACLAGLHLLPRDGQLHMVCNMRANDLDCGLLSDVFSFTVIHEFAAVQLGLELGTYTHLINAGHVNDANAQRVQRVLDEADTRPPVTFDFPSMPKDTTEQTVTLLLEHEQALRTNEARYSAAHIRGLDVDPYWQQVLLLFEVYRQLQHEKTGQVDRQIMTALQPGLRWLLAQRWPQCAAAAEDGGAR, encoded by the coding sequence ATGAGCGGCGGGGGAGAGGGGCGTCGGGCCGGGTTCCGGTCCACCGACCGGCTCTCCGACACCGGTCACGTACTCCTGCGCCAGATCCACGAAGGCCGCTACGCAGTCGGCAAGCGGCTCCCGCCGGCATGGCAGCTGTCCGAGCGGCTCGGCGTGGCGGACCAGACAGTGCGGGCTGCGCGGCAGCAGCTGGCCATGTATCGGGTGCTGGAATCCGACGGGCAGCAGCATCTGAGGGTGGCCACGAGAGCACGGTGGCGCGTGGAGGTGCCTGAGGCGCCGCCTGAAGCCGTGTCGCTGGCTGCGATGTTGCGCAGTCGGATCGCGGATGGCTACTACCCTCTCGGCACCCGGCTTCCCGCCCTGCACAGGCTGGCCCGGCAGTGCGCCGCTCACCCCGGCACCGTCCGCACCGCCCTGCGACTGCTGGCCGTTGAGGGCCTGCTCGCCCTCCAGCCTCGGTTCGGCGCCCTGGTCCTCGAGCGCCCCTCCGCTCCGGCGACGACCGCGGATCCCGACGGACTCATCCACGGAGGATTCATGCACGCGATGCCGAACTACCCGAATGTTGAAGGCGCCTACCTGGCGCTGCTCCGGCGGGCCACCCAGCAGCACGAGCACCGCATCGCCGCGCGCGGCAACCACGCCCGGGAGGTGATCGGCGCCGGGTTCCAGCTCGATGACCCCCGCCAGCGCCTGCCCTACCTCGCACAGCGCCGAGCGAACCCGATCTTCCAATGGGCCGAAGCGCTCTGGTACCTCGCCGGCCGCCGCGACCTGGAGATGATCGGCTACTACGCGCCCTCCATGCGCGCCAGCTCCCGCGACGGCATCCACCTCGGCGGATCGGCCTACGGCCATACCCTGTTCACCCCGGCCGCCAGTGACGTGCTCTCCCCGTTCCACCAGGTCCTTGAGCTGCTGCGCACCGAGCAGGACTCCAAGCGCGGATACCTCCAGGTCTTCTCCTCCGGCGAACTCGCCATCGAGGACAACCCCGACGTGGCGTGCCTCGCCGGCCTGCACCTCCTGCCGCGCGACGGCCAGCTGCACATGGTGTGCAACATGAGGGCCAACGACCTCGACTGCGGCCTGCTCTCCGACGTCTTCAGCTTCACCGTCATCCACGAGTTCGCCGCCGTCCAACTCGGCCTGGAACTGGGCACCTACACCCACCTCATCAACGCGGGCCACGTGAACGACGCCAACGCCCAGCGTGTCCAGCGCGTCCTCGACGAAGCAGATACCCGGCCCCCGGTCACCTTCGACTTCCCGTCCATGCCGAAGGACACCACCGAACAGACCGTGACCCTGCTCCTCGAACACGAGCAGGCGCTCAGGACCAACGAGGCCCGCTACAGCGCCGCACACATCCGCGGCCTTGACGTGGACCCGTACTGGCAGCAGGTCCTCCTCCTCTTCGAGGTCTACCGGCAGCTCCAGCACGAGAAGACCGGCCAGGTGGACCGGCAGATCATGACCGCGCTGCAGCCGGGGCTGCGCTGGCTGCTGGCCCAACGCTGGCCCCAGTGCGCGGCCGCGGCGGAAGACGGCGGTGCCCGGTGA